The following are encoded together in the Dyella terrae genome:
- the smpB gene encoding SsrA-binding protein SmpB produces MAKPKDKDKNAGGTIALNKRARHEYHIDQRFEAGLELQGWEVKSLRAGRINFGDSYAVVLQGEIFLIGTSIPPLISASTHVVANDRRTRKLLLHREEIDTLIGAVERKGYTLIPMALYWKANKVKVEIGLAKGKQAHDKRDTEKERDWQREKQRTMRAHNKHA; encoded by the coding sequence ATGGCCAAGCCTAAGGACAAAGACAAAAACGCAGGCGGCACCATTGCGCTCAACAAGCGCGCGCGCCACGAGTACCACATCGACCAACGCTTCGAAGCCGGCCTTGAGCTGCAAGGCTGGGAAGTGAAGTCGTTGCGCGCCGGTCGCATCAATTTCGGTGACAGCTACGCCGTGGTGCTCCAGGGCGAGATCTTCCTGATCGGCACCTCGATCCCGCCGCTCATCAGCGCCTCCACGCACGTGGTGGCCAACGATCGCCGCACGCGCAAGCTGCTATTACACCGCGAGGAGATCGACACGCTCATTGGTGCGGTCGAACGCAAGGGCTACACCCTCATCCCCATGGCCCTCTACTGGAAGGCCAACAAGGTGAAGGTGGAAATCGGCCTGGCCAAGGGCAAGCAGGCGCACGACAAGCGCGACACCGAGAAGGAACGCGACTGGCAGCGTGAAAAGCAACGCACCATGCGCGCCCACAACAAGCACGCTTGA
- the fur gene encoding ferric iron uptake transcriptional regulator, producing the protein MEQETKELRKAGLKVTHPRMRILQIFEDEEAHHLTAEDIYKRLLSHQEDIGLATVYRVLTQFEAAGIVVKHNFEGGQAVYELDRGKHHDHMIDVDSGKVIEFVSEEIERLQHEIAARHGYVIEDHSLVLYVRPKKAHK; encoded by the coding sequence ATGGAACAGGAAACCAAAGAACTGCGCAAAGCCGGGCTGAAGGTCACCCACCCCCGCATGCGCATCCTGCAGATCTTCGAGGACGAGGAGGCTCACCACCTCACCGCCGAAGACATCTACAAGCGCTTGCTGTCTCACCAGGAAGACATCGGCCTAGCCACTGTCTACCGGGTGCTGACCCAGTTCGAGGCCGCCGGCATCGTGGTCAAGCACAACTTCGAGGGCGGCCAGGCCGTCTACGAGCTGGACCGTGGCAAGCACCATGACCACATGATCGATGTGGACAGCGGAAAGGTCATTGAGTTCGTCAGCGAGGAGATCGAGCGTCTCCAGCATGAAATCGCGGCGCGCCACGGCTACGTCATCGAGGACCACAGCCTGGTGCTGTACGTCCGTCCCAAGAAAGCTCACAAGTAA
- a CDS encoding GNAT family N-acetyltransferase, protein MVRIRQAGLHDAGVLTDLRCAFLEEELKQQLPEGFADQLRGWIEDAVPEGRLLAWLAEVEGRVAGCVMVHPYTHVPSAYFRQGVGWYVLNMYVKRVHRRQGAAAALLAAVGAAAREREVDSLNLHSTAAGHKLYERFGFGTSVDAMNMTLHQDVIGLSEGEPGSWRRVAG, encoded by the coding sequence ATGGTGCGGATACGTCAGGCGGGGCTGCACGACGCAGGTGTGTTGACGGATTTGCGTTGCGCGTTTCTGGAAGAAGAGTTGAAGCAGCAGTTGCCAGAGGGCTTCGCCGACCAGCTGCGTGGCTGGATAGAGGACGCCGTACCGGAAGGCCGCCTGCTGGCCTGGCTAGCCGAAGTGGAGGGGCGCGTGGCCGGTTGCGTGATGGTGCATCCGTACACGCACGTACCTTCCGCTTATTTCCGCCAGGGCGTGGGCTGGTATGTGCTCAACATGTATGTGAAGCGGGTTCATCGCCGACAGGGCGCGGCCGCCGCGTTGTTGGCGGCCGTGGGGGCGGCGGCGAGAGAGCGGGAGGTGGATTCGCTCAACCTGCATTCCACGGCTGCCGGCCACAAGCTGTACGAGCGCTTCGGTTTTGGCACGTCGGTGGACGCCATGAACATGACGTTGCACCAAGACGTGATCGGCCTGTCGGAGGGTGAGCCCGGCTCGTGGCGACGAGTGGCGGGCTGA
- the grpE gene encoding nucleotide exchange factor GrpE: MQSNDPTASTGTQGPGGQGDATGVELEALKARIAELEVTNVELRDTVLREKAEIENQRRRLHRDVEQARRFANEKLLNELLPIYDGLERGLEVEGGDVASVREGIALTLKSLLKIAENNGLVQVDPVGQPLDPERHHAVSMVEAPGAAPNTVVNVLQKGYVLNDRLLRPALVAVAKE; encoded by the coding sequence ATGCAAAGCAACGATCCAACGGCGTCCACCGGGACGCAGGGCCCAGGCGGGCAGGGTGACGCGACTGGCGTCGAGCTGGAAGCGCTGAAGGCGCGTATCGCCGAACTGGAAGTGACCAACGTCGAATTGCGCGACACCGTGCTGCGCGAGAAGGCGGAGATCGAGAACCAGCGCCGTCGCCTGCATCGTGACGTCGAGCAAGCTCGCCGTTTTGCCAACGAAAAGCTGCTGAACGAGCTGCTGCCGATTTACGACGGCCTCGAGCGCGGCCTGGAAGTGGAGGGCGGCGACGTGGCCAGCGTCCGCGAGGGCATCGCACTGACGCTGAAGTCGTTGCTGAAGATCGCCGAGAACAATGGCCTTGTGCAGGTCGATCCGGTGGGTCAGCCGCTGGATCCTGAAAGGCATCACGCCGTGAGCATGGTGGAGGCCCCGGGTGCGGCCCCCAACACGGTCGTCAACGTGCTCCAGAAGGGCTACGTGCTGAACGACCGGCTTCTGCGCCCCGCGTTGGTGGCGGTCGCCAAGGAGTGA
- the dnaK gene encoding molecular chaperone DnaK: protein MGKIIGIDLGTTNSCVAVMDGTTAKVIENSEGDRTTPSIVAFTKDNEVMVGAPAKRQSVTNPKNTFYAVKRLIGRKFTDAEVQKDLHIVPYGIVAHENGDAWVETADGKKMAPQEISAKVLMKMKKTAEDYLGEAVTEAVITVPAYFNDSQRQATKDAGRIAGLDVKRIINEPTAAALAYGLDKKGGDRKIAVYDLGGGTFDVSIIEIAEVDGEKQFEVLATNGDTFLGGEDFDMRVIDYLVEEFKKDQGMDLRKDPLALQRLKDAAERAKIELSTSHQTEVNLPYITADASGPKHLNIKLTRAKLEALVEDLIKRTIEPCRTALNDAGLRVSDIQDVILVGGQTRMPKVQESVKDFFGKEPRKDVNPDEAVAVGAAIQGGVLGGTVKDVLLLDVTPLSLGIETMGGVMTKLIEKNTTVPTKASQVFSTADDNQSAVTVHVLQGERERASANKSLGKFDLQGIDPAPRGMPQIEVTFDIDANGILHVSAKDKKSGKEQKIEIKAGSGLSEEEINRMVADAEANKEEDKKFHELVSTRNKADQLVHATRSALKEHGGKVPADQLSTIEGALSDLEKVKDGDDKGAIESKIEKLEQVAQALYAAAQGGGAQPDAAAQAGGGHQGSSAQDDVVDAEFTEVKDDKK, encoded by the coding sequence ATGGGTAAAATCATCGGTATCGACCTGGGCACGACCAACTCGTGCGTTGCCGTGATGGACGGCACCACCGCCAAGGTCATTGAGAACTCGGAAGGCGATCGCACCACGCCGTCCATCGTTGCCTTCACCAAGGACAACGAAGTCATGGTGGGCGCGCCGGCCAAGCGCCAGAGCGTGACCAATCCCAAGAACACGTTCTACGCGGTGAAGCGCCTCATCGGTCGCAAGTTCACCGACGCAGAAGTGCAGAAAGACCTGCATATCGTTCCCTACGGCATCGTTGCTCACGAGAACGGTGACGCGTGGGTCGAAACGGCCGACGGCAAGAAGATGGCTCCGCAGGAGATCTCGGCCAAGGTCCTCATGAAGATGAAGAAGACCGCCGAGGATTACCTCGGTGAAGCGGTGACCGAAGCGGTCATCACGGTGCCGGCCTACTTCAACGACAGCCAGCGCCAGGCCACCAAGGACGCGGGCCGCATCGCCGGTCTGGACGTCAAGCGCATCATCAACGAGCCGACCGCGGCTGCCCTGGCCTACGGCCTGGACAAGAAGGGCGGTGACCGCAAGATCGCCGTGTACGACCTCGGCGGCGGCACGTTCGACGTGTCCATCATCGAAATCGCTGAAGTCGACGGCGAGAAGCAGTTCGAAGTGCTCGCTACCAATGGCGACACCTTCCTGGGTGGCGAAGACTTCGATATGCGCGTCATCGACTATCTCGTCGAAGAATTCAAGAAAGACCAGGGCATGGATCTGCGCAAGGATCCGCTCGCGCTGCAGCGTCTGAAGGACGCCGCTGAGCGCGCGAAGATCGAGCTGTCGACCAGCCATCAGACCGAAGTGAACCTGCCGTACATCACTGCTGATGCCTCCGGTCCCAAGCATCTCAACATCAAGCTCACCCGCGCCAAGCTCGAAGCGCTGGTGGAAGACCTGATCAAGCGCACCATCGAACCGTGCCGCACCGCGTTGAATGACGCTGGTCTGCGCGTGTCCGACATCCAGGACGTGATCCTCGTCGGCGGCCAGACCCGCATGCCCAAGGTGCAGGAGTCCGTGAAGGACTTCTTCGGCAAGGAGCCGCGCAAGGACGTCAACCCGGACGAGGCCGTCGCTGTCGGCGCCGCCATTCAGGGCGGTGTGCTGGGCGGTACCGTGAAAGACGTGCTGCTGCTGGACGTCACCCCGCTGTCGCTCGGTATCGAGACGATGGGCGGCGTGATGACCAAGCTCATCGAGAAGAACACCACCGTGCCGACCAAGGCCTCGCAGGTGTTCTCCACTGCCGACGACAACCAGAGCGCGGTGACCGTGCACGTGCTGCAGGGTGAGCGTGAGCGCGCGAGCGCCAACAAGTCGCTGGGCAAGTTTGACTTGCAGGGCATCGACCCGGCGCCGCGCGGCATGCCGCAGATCGAAGTGACCTTCGACATCGACGCCAACGGTATCCTGCACGTGTCGGCCAAGGACAAGAAGAGCGGCAAGGAACAGAAGATCGAGATTAAGGCCGGCTCGGGCCTGTCCGAGGAAGAGATCAACCGGATGGTGGCCGACGCCGAGGCCAACAAGGAAGAAGACAAGAAGTTCCACGAACTTGTCAGCACCCGCAACAAGGCCGACCAGTTGGTGCACGCCACCCGCAGCGCTCTCAAGGAGCACGGCGGCAAGGTTCCGGCTGACCAGCTGAGCACCATCGAAGGCGCGCTGTCGGATCTGGAGAAGGTCAAGGACGGCGACGACAAGGGTGCTATCGAGTCGAAGATCGAGAAGCTCGAGCAGGTGGCTCAGGCGCTGTACGCAGCGGCCCAGGGCGGCGGCGCGCAGCCGGATGCAGCCGCGCAGGCGGGTGGCGGCCATCAGGGTTCTTCGGCTCAGGACGATGTGGTCGATGCCGAGTTCACTGAAGTCAAGGACGACAAGAAGTAA
- a CDS encoding type II toxin-antitoxin system RatA family toxin: MIEIRRSALVRYSPAQMFDLVNDVEAYPKRFPWCAGAQVLERTEDVLVARLDLKYAGFRQSFTTRNTTTPPSRLHMSLVDGPFRSLDGVWDFIALGDAGSKVSFALDFDYASKLVGSALKLGFQGLASRMVEDFCKEAERTYG, from the coding sequence GTGATCGAGATCCGCCGCAGCGCCCTGGTGCGCTATTCGCCTGCCCAGATGTTCGATCTGGTCAATGACGTCGAAGCATACCCAAAGCGCTTCCCGTGGTGTGCTGGCGCGCAGGTGCTGGAACGGACAGAGGATGTGCTGGTGGCGAGGCTGGATCTCAAGTATGCCGGTTTCCGACAGAGCTTTACTACGCGCAATACCACCACGCCCCCCAGCCGCTTGCACATGAGCCTGGTTGACGGCCCGTTTCGCAGCTTGGACGGCGTATGGGATTTCATCGCACTGGGCGATGCCGGCAGCAAGGTGTCGTTCGCGCTGGATTTCGACTATGCCAGCAAGCTGGTTGGCTCCGCGCTCAAGCTGGGCTTCCAGGGATTGGCGAGCCGCATGGTGGAGGACTTCTGCAAGGAAGCGGAGCGCACCTATGGCTGA
- a CDS encoding outer membrane protein assembly factor BamE, whose translation MHKLIRTLGFALLALSLASCRLIYTPDVSQGNLLDKKTVDQLQPGMTKRQVLVLMGSPSVNSPFSQNEWDYVSTQQHRGGAIKVRALKLTFNNDVLVRTEGDFFAEDAQKLVNDTKKYHASYPVDETKGDKNTGSGGDKDKGGDNGGGGNDGH comes from the coding sequence ATGCACAAGCTGATTCGCACGCTGGGTTTTGCTTTGCTGGCACTGTCGCTGGCCAGCTGCCGTCTCATCTACACCCCAGACGTGTCGCAGGGCAACCTGCTCGACAAGAAAACCGTGGATCAGCTGCAGCCGGGCATGACCAAGCGTCAGGTGCTGGTACTGATGGGCTCGCCGTCTGTGAATTCGCCCTTCAGCCAGAACGAATGGGACTACGTCTCCACCCAGCAGCACCGTGGTGGCGCCATCAAGGTGCGCGCGCTCAAGCTCACCTTCAACAACGATGTGCTGGTGCGTACTGAGGGCGACTTCTTTGCCGAAGACGCACAGAAGCTGGTCAACGACACCAAGAAGTATCACGCCAGCTACCCGGTCGACGAAACCAAGGGTGACAAGAACACCGGTTCCGGCGGCGACAAGGACAAGGGTGGCGATAACGGCGGTGGCGGCAACGACGGCCACTAA
- a CDS encoding RnfH family protein — MAEQITVEVVYAEPSRSWLWQVMLPVGSTVAQAIEASGVARDVPGLVVDPARLGIFSHKVTPDHVVGEGDRVEIYRPLTLDPKEARRRRAHEG; from the coding sequence ATGGCTGAGCAGATCACCGTGGAGGTGGTCTATGCCGAGCCGTCGCGTAGCTGGTTGTGGCAGGTGATGCTGCCAGTGGGCAGCACCGTGGCGCAGGCGATTGAGGCTTCAGGTGTGGCCCGTGATGTTCCGGGGCTCGTGGTGGATCCGGCGCGGCTGGGCATTTTTTCCCACAAGGTCACACCGGACCACGTAGTGGGCGAGGGCGACCGGGTAGAGATCTACCGGCCGCTCACGCTCGATCCCAAGGAAGCTCGCCGGCGCCGCGCCCACGAGGGCTGA
- a CDS encoding response regulator transcription factor: MYSIVLVDDHAIVREGFKRLIEMEPDLEVVAECRSADDAVEAVGTRRPDLVALDLSLPDGSGLPLIEHLRSVAADTRIVVLSMHDGEPYVSEALRRGASGYVTKGVAPEELVAGLRAVMQGECFLSSDLRKRRAERPSESRDPIHRLTAREREVFLLLAAGRAPKQVAGELGIGQKTVYIHRASLMGKLGAGSELDLYRMAAERGLLPRKN; the protein is encoded by the coding sequence ATGTACAGCATTGTCCTGGTCGACGACCACGCCATTGTACGAGAGGGGTTCAAGCGGCTAATCGAGATGGAGCCGGATCTGGAGGTCGTTGCGGAATGCCGCAGCGCCGACGATGCGGTGGAAGCGGTTGGCACGCGTCGTCCCGATCTCGTCGCACTCGATCTCTCGCTGCCTGACGGCAGCGGGCTGCCGTTGATCGAGCATTTGCGCAGCGTGGCGGCGGACACGCGCATCGTCGTGCTGAGCATGCACGACGGGGAGCCCTACGTATCTGAAGCCTTGCGTCGTGGCGCCAGTGGCTACGTCACCAAAGGCGTGGCGCCCGAAGAGCTGGTGGCCGGCCTGCGCGCGGTGATGCAGGGCGAATGTTTCCTTAGTTCGGACTTGCGCAAGCGCCGGGCCGAGCGGCCCAGTGAATCGCGGGACCCCATCCATCGGCTCACGGCACGCGAGCGCGAAGTGTTTTTGTTGCTGGCGGCGGGCAGGGCGCCCAAGCAGGTCGCCGGCGAGCTTGGCATCGGCCAGAAGACCGTCTACATCCACCGCGCCAGCCTGATGGGCAAGCTGGGGGCGGGCTCGGAGCTCGATCTCTATCGCATGGCGGCCGAGCGCGGGTTGTTGCCGCGCAAGAACTAG
- a CDS encoding MASE1 domain-containing sensor histidine kinase has protein sequence MRPKSPALPGSDLLLGIGYFLLWLLLWPTEQPYWMLPYGLRFGALLLAPMRMWPWLLGAELAASGLISWVHPLPMGWRGFLLAALPEPAVVAICLWLMRRANLHASLRDPEDVARLLLSAAFTVAATTATDAVMLALIHVSPSADLMMQALGQDLLGNYVGVLLIVPLLVMLLRARLDKRGLGRLLMDGLLVLLPSLAILLVLSSHEAPQPQFARVLSLAPVLFFAFRHGWRGASLSMLISSLGMTLVDHLSGHGIPGAAGELFLAVAGTGALMLGSATDALRRSSERVAEQNVYLAAVNRRLDHLARQLRDAARGNLQTEENQRRHMAAELHDELGQNLTAIQTHLKLAQSRLAQAGMDDIGVSINTILGHMRRALHRLLDDLRPAVLDEFGLLRALDEGPIRDLLTAAGVAYRTDLHGDPRLLDDDTRTVVYRLVQESATNAVKHAHADAFQLRLRIGERQGVALALLDIRDNGIGLPARMPRGGRGMQGMRDRVTSLGGLFRVRPEAQGVHLRILLRSSTQTSDVART, from the coding sequence ATGCGACCGAAATCTCCTGCATTGCCGGGTTCCGACCTGCTCCTTGGTATTGGCTATTTCCTGCTTTGGCTGCTGCTGTGGCCGACCGAGCAGCCGTATTGGATGCTCCCCTACGGCTTGCGCTTCGGTGCGCTGCTGCTGGCACCCATGCGGATGTGGCCATGGCTGCTCGGCGCCGAGCTGGCGGCTAGCGGGCTGATTAGCTGGGTCCATCCACTGCCGATGGGGTGGCGCGGCTTCCTGCTGGCCGCCCTGCCCGAACCTGCCGTGGTGGCCATCTGCCTATGGCTGATGCGCCGCGCCAACCTGCACGCCAGCCTGCGCGATCCCGAGGACGTCGCTCGCCTGCTGCTGTCGGCCGCCTTCACCGTCGCGGCCACCACCGCCACCGACGCCGTGATGCTTGCGCTGATCCACGTCAGCCCCAGCGCCGACCTGATGATGCAGGCCCTAGGCCAGGATCTGCTGGGCAACTACGTCGGCGTGCTGCTCATCGTGCCGCTACTGGTGATGTTGCTACGGGCCCGACTGGACAAGCGCGGACTCGGCCGCCTGTTGATGGACGGCCTGCTGGTGCTGCTGCCATCGCTGGCGATTCTGCTAGTGCTTTCGTCCCATGAGGCGCCGCAGCCGCAGTTCGCCCGCGTATTGTCGCTCGCGCCGGTGCTGTTCTTCGCCTTCCGCCACGGCTGGCGTGGCGCCAGCCTCTCCATGCTGATCTCCAGCCTGGGCATGACACTGGTGGATCATCTTTCTGGCCACGGCATCCCAGGCGCTGCCGGCGAGCTGTTCCTCGCCGTGGCCGGCACCGGCGCATTGATGCTCGGCTCGGCCACCGACGCCCTGCGCCGCAGTAGCGAGCGCGTAGCGGAGCAAAACGTCTACCTCGCGGCGGTCAACCGCCGACTGGACCACTTGGCCCGCCAGCTGCGTGACGCCGCACGCGGCAACCTGCAGACCGAGGAGAACCAGCGTCGCCACATGGCCGCCGAGCTGCACGACGAACTGGGCCAGAACCTGACGGCCATCCAGACCCACCTGAAGCTGGCCCAGTCGCGATTGGCCCAGGCCGGCATGGACGATATCGGCGTATCCATCAACACCATCCTCGGCCATATGCGCCGGGCACTGCACCGCCTGCTGGACGACTTGCGTCCCGCCGTCCTCGACGAATTCGGCCTGCTGCGCGCCCTGGACGAAGGCCCGATCCGCGACCTGCTCACGGCTGCCGGCGTGGCCTATCGCACCGACCTGCACGGCGACCCCCGCCTGCTCGACGACGACACCCGCACAGTTGTCTACCGCCTGGTCCAGGAGAGCGCCACCAATGCCGTGAAGCATGCCCACGCCGATGCCTTCCAACTACGCCTGCGCATTGGCGAACGCCAAGGCGTGGCCCTGGCCCTATTGGATATTCGCGACAACGGCATCGGCCTACCGGCGCGTATGCCGCGCGGTGGCCGGGGCATGCAAGGCATGCGGGACAGAGTGACTTCCCTGGGGGGGCTGTTCAGGGTCCGCCCGGAAGCCCAAGGCGTTCATCTACGGATATTGTTGCGAAGCAGCACGCAAACTAGTGACGTAGCGCGCACTTAG
- the recN gene encoding DNA repair protein RecN — MLTSLYVRHFAVVEEAEIAFGPGLTVVSGETGAGKSLLVDALMLLAGARADSGMVRAGSDRAELIAEFDLTHLPEAREWLRREELDEEDACQLRRVIRAEGSSRAWINGRPANASQLGELATLLVEIHGQHEHQALLSRTHQMGLLDAYAGNEAQVAQVRELALQWRELGNRIRKLSGGDDREQRIELLSHELGELDKWALPASELTELEASHKRLANAGRLAEGAGGVVELLDGESEFALRRALGRAQLEMSKLAALDDRLAPMLELLDNASIQLSEAADGLGRYALDVDLDPERYNEVDTHLTRLHELSRRHRVPVPELHDKAIALRGELDELEGAGDALEKLAGQRSRLQQQYDEQAAKLSTSRQQAADRLGGEVSALMGELGMSGGRLVVELETTSDNEPDPQGRERCELLVSANPGQPPRALRKVASGGELARISLAIEVATLGKDTVGTMVFDEVDTGIGGAVAEVVGQKLRSLGAQRQVLCVTHLPQVAAQGHAHLRVSKASDGESTRTRIEKLDANGRRDELARMLGGVEITRETRAHAKQMLERAQV; from the coding sequence ATGCTCACCTCGCTCTACGTTCGTCATTTCGCCGTCGTCGAAGAAGCCGAGATCGCCTTCGGCCCAGGCCTCACTGTCGTCAGCGGCGAAACCGGCGCGGGCAAATCCCTGCTGGTGGACGCCCTCATGTTGCTGGCGGGCGCTCGCGCGGACAGCGGCATGGTGCGCGCCGGCAGCGACCGCGCCGAGCTCATCGCCGAGTTCGACCTCACCCACCTCCCCGAAGCCCGCGAATGGCTTCGCCGCGAGGAGCTGGACGAGGAAGACGCCTGCCAGCTACGTCGCGTCATCCGTGCCGAGGGCAGCTCGCGCGCCTGGATCAACGGCCGACCGGCCAACGCCAGCCAGTTGGGCGAACTGGCCACGCTGCTGGTGGAAATCCACGGCCAGCACGAACACCAGGCCCTGCTTTCCCGCACACACCAAATGGGACTGCTCGATGCCTACGCCGGCAACGAGGCACAGGTCGCCCAGGTACGCGAACTGGCCCTGCAATGGCGCGAGCTGGGCAACCGCATCCGCAAACTGAGCGGCGGCGACGATCGCGAGCAACGCATCGAGCTGCTGAGCCACGAACTGGGCGAACTCGATAAGTGGGCCCTGCCCGCCAGCGAACTCACCGAACTGGAAGCCAGCCACAAGCGACTGGCCAACGCCGGCAGGCTGGCTGAAGGTGCTGGCGGCGTAGTGGAACTGCTCGACGGCGAAAGCGAGTTCGCACTGCGCCGCGCGTTGGGACGCGCCCAACTGGAAATGAGCAAGCTCGCCGCGCTGGACGACCGCCTTGCCCCCATGCTGGAGCTGTTGGACAACGCGTCCATCCAGCTGAGCGAAGCCGCCGATGGACTTGGCCGCTACGCACTCGACGTGGATCTGGACCCGGAGCGCTACAACGAGGTCGACACCCACCTCACCCGGCTGCACGAACTTTCGCGCCGCCATCGGGTGCCGGTCCCCGAACTTCACGACAAGGCCATCGCCTTGCGCGGGGAGTTGGACGAACTGGAGGGCGCCGGCGATGCCTTGGAAAAACTCGCCGGCCAACGCTCGCGTCTGCAACAGCAGTACGACGAACAAGCCGCCAAACTCAGCACGTCGCGGCAGCAGGCAGCTGATCGCCTGGGTGGTGAAGTCAGTGCCTTGATGGGTGAGCTAGGCATGAGCGGTGGCCGCCTTGTGGTGGAGCTGGAAACCACCAGCGACAACGAGCCCGATCCGCAGGGGCGCGAGCGTTGCGAACTGCTGGTCAGCGCCAACCCCGGCCAGCCACCGCGCGCGCTACGCAAGGTCGCCTCGGGTGGCGAACTTGCCCGCATCAGCCTGGCTATCGAAGTGGCCACGCTCGGCAAGGACACCGTTGGGACCATGGTGTTCGATGAAGTAGATACCGGCATCGGTGGCGCCGTGGCCGAAGTGGTCGGCCAGAAACTGCGCTCACTTGGCGCGCAACGCCAGGTGTTGTGCGTCACCCACTTGCCGCAGGTGGCCGCGCAAGGCCACGCGCATCTGCGCGTGAGCAAGGCCAGCGATGGCGAATCCACCCGTACACGCATCGAGAAGCTCGACGCCAACGGCCGGCGCGATGAATTGGCTCGCATGCTGGGCGGCGTGGAAATCACGCGCGAAACGCGAGCACACGCCAAGCAGATGCTGGAGCGGGCGCAGGTTTGA
- the hrcA gene encoding heat-inducible transcriptional repressor HrcA: MPAAQLDARARRLLRTLIAQYLADGEPVGSRTLSRSSGLDVSPATIRNIMSDLEEAGLVASPHTSAGRVPTPRGLRLFVDSLIELQPLPQDEMARLRRELPPGLTTTRDLLGNVSTLLSAMTQFAGVVTVPRQADFPLRHIDFVALPDARVLVILVFSDNQVQNRIVQLAKPLDGSELEQAANYLNAQFAGLRLDDIRAHLLRELREASGELNRLMSSAVELAAASFAPQGDSDDVLVSGQTNLMGYSELANLERLRELFEAFQKKSELLQLMEVCAKAPGVRLFIGEESGFAALDGCSVVTASYGTQGRVLGAIGVIGPTRMAYERVIPVVQATAGLLSDALNRVATTL, from the coding sequence ATGCCTGCCGCCCAACTCGATGCCCGCGCACGACGCCTGTTGCGCACATTGATTGCCCAATACCTTGCCGACGGCGAGCCGGTAGGGTCGCGCACGCTATCGCGGTCATCCGGCTTGGATGTGAGCCCGGCCACCATCCGTAACATCATGTCGGACCTGGAAGAAGCCGGGCTGGTGGCGTCGCCGCACACGTCTGCCGGCCGTGTACCGACGCCTCGCGGCCTGCGCCTGTTCGTGGACAGCCTGATCGAGCTGCAGCCCCTGCCGCAGGATGAGATGGCGCGCCTACGCCGCGAGTTGCCGCCGGGCCTCACCACCACCCGCGACCTGCTCGGCAACGTCTCGACCCTGTTGTCGGCGATGACGCAGTTCGCTGGCGTGGTCACGGTGCCGCGGCAGGCTGATTTTCCGCTGCGCCATATCGATTTCGTGGCGCTGCCCGATGCCCGCGTGCTGGTGATCCTGGTGTTCTCGGACAATCAGGTGCAGAACCGCATTGTCCAGTTGGCCAAACCACTGGACGGCAGCGAGCTGGAGCAGGCGGCCAACTATCTCAATGCCCAGTTTGCCGGCCTGCGTTTGGACGACATTCGCGCCCATTTGCTGCGCGAACTGCGTGAGGCCAGTGGCGAACTCAATCGGTTGATGTCCAGCGCGGTGGAGCTGGCGGCGGCCTCGTTCGCCCCGCAAGGCGATAGCGACGACGTACTGGTCAGCGGCCAGACCAATCTGATGGGATACTCGGAACTGGCCAACCTGGAGCGCCTGCGCGAGCTGTTCGAGGCGTTCCAGAAGAAAAGCGAGCTGCTGCAGCTCATGGAAGTGTGCGCCAAGGCCCCTGGCGTGCGCCTGTTCATCGGTGAAGAATCGGGGTTTGCGGCGCTGGACGGTTGTAGCGTGGTCACGGCCAGCTACGGTACCCAGGGGCGCGTGCTGGGCGCGATCGGAGTGATTGGCCCCACCCGCATGGCCTACGAACGGGTCATTCCCGTGGTGCAGGCGACGGCCGGTTTGCTTAGCGACGCCTTGAATCGCGTCGCGACGACCTTATAA